The following are from one region of the Deinococcus planocerae genome:
- a CDS encoding tetratricopeptide repeat protein: protein MRHALTRPALVTLVLAAAVTAGAQSQPAAQALFDQGKWQEAASSAAALNTSAGFALAAEATTAGAGLSPDSQKKALFEKAQGYARQAIALDKNNADAYFELARAQGRLAQYSGILNSLNLAGDMRKNLDQAIRLRPNMAGAYVALGLWHANLVSKGRAATFVTGARANQITPNFEKAIALEPNVAVHRIEYANALLLGGNKAGAAAQLQKAVTLPAETYWEKRDLEEAKARLASLQ, encoded by the coding sequence ATGCGTCATGCCCTCACCCGCCCCGCCCTCGTCACCCTCGTCCTCGCCGCCGCCGTGACGGCGGGTGCCCAGAGCCAGCCCGCCGCGCAGGCGCTGTTCGACCAGGGCAAGTGGCAGGAGGCCGCCAGCAGCGCCGCCGCCCTGAACACCAGCGCCGGGTTCGCCCTCGCCGCCGAGGCCACGACCGCCGGGGCGGGCCTGAGCCCCGACAGCCAGAAAAAGGCCCTCTTCGAGAAGGCGCAGGGCTACGCCCGGCAGGCCATCGCGCTCGACAAGAACAACGCCGACGCCTACTTCGAACTCGCCCGCGCCCAGGGCCGCCTCGCCCAGTACAGCGGGATTCTCAACAGCCTCAACCTGGCGGGGGACATGCGGAAAAACCTCGACCAGGCGATCCGGCTGCGGCCCAACATGGCGGGCGCCTACGTCGCGCTGGGGTTGTGGCACGCCAACCTCGTCTCCAAGGGGCGGGCCGCGACCTTCGTGACGGGGGCGCGTGCCAACCAGATCACGCCCAACTTCGAGAAGGCCATCGCGCTGGAGCCCAATGTGGCCGTCCACCGCATCGAGTACGCCAACGCCCTGCTCCTCGGGGGCAACAAGGCCGGGGCCGCCGCCCAGCTTCAGAAGGCCGTCACCCTCCCCGCCGAGACCTACTGGGAAAAGCGCGACCTGGAGGAGGCGAAGGCGCGGCTGGCCTCGTTGCAGTAA
- a CDS encoding diacylglycerol/lipid kinase family protein: MTQPDPPRRLAVVLNPTAGRGLAAREWPRLEAELRRRERSYDLITEASGAAALERVCALPPDMAVLAVGGDGTVTALLPAVVDETGQGRGRPLGLVPLGTGNDFAGMLGLRPGDFAGALSRLALLPRRVDALRVRIVEGDLAGTSRLLLNGLGMGLDAEVAALLPQAPARLSGFGRYAWAALTALRGLTLTPVTVEVDGAVMYRGPSCLAAVMNGTRYGAGFRVSPLSDPEDGLLNAVASGPVTRPQVLGLMGLLLRGRHLGHPRVHHAAGRRVTVTWARPTHLHLDGDLAGRVTRVEVEVLPGAVTLLGGAVGGEQKTGRPGLS, from the coding sequence GTGACCCAGCCTGATCCCCCCCGGCGCCTCGCCGTCGTCCTCAACCCCACCGCCGGGCGTGGCCTCGCCGCGCGGGAGTGGCCCCGGCTGGAGGCGGAGTTGCGCCGCCGCGAACGGTCTTACGACCTCATCACGGAGGCGAGCGGCGCGGCGGCCCTGGAGCGGGTCTGCGCCCTCCCCCCCGACATGGCGGTGCTGGCGGTGGGGGGAGACGGCACGGTGACGGCGCTGCTCCCCGCCGTGGTAGACGAGACGGGGCAGGGAAGAGGCCGCCCCCTAGGGCTGGTGCCGCTGGGCACGGGAAACGACTTCGCGGGGATGCTTGGGCTGAGGCCGGGGGACTTCGCGGGAGCGCTGAGCCGCCTGGCGCTCCTGCCGCGCCGGGTGGACGCGCTGCGGGTGCGCATCGTGGAGGGGGACCTTGCGGGCACGTCCCGCCTCCTGCTCAACGGGCTGGGTATGGGCCTCGACGCCGAGGTCGCCGCGCTGCTCCCGCAGGCGCCCGCCCGCCTCTCGGGCTTCGGGCGCTACGCCTGGGCGGCCCTGACCGCGCTGCGGGGCCTGACCCTGACCCCCGTGACCGTGGAGGTGGACGGCGCGGTCATGTACCGCGGGCCGAGCTGCCTCGCCGCCGTCATGAACGGCACGCGCTACGGGGCGGGGTTCCGGGTCAGCCCGCTCTCCGACCCGGAAGACGGCCTCCTGAACGCGGTGGCGAGCGGTCCGGTCACCCGCCCCCAGGTGCTCGGCCTGATGGGGCTGCTGCTGCGGGGCCGCCACCTCGGGCACCCGCGGGTCCACCACGCCGCCGGACGCCGGGTGACGGTGACCTGGGCGCGACCCACCCACCTTCACCTCGACGGGGACCTCGCCGGGCGGGTGACGCGGGTGGAGGTGGAGGTGCTGCCGGGGGCGGTCACGCTGCTGGGGGGAGCCGTCGGCGGTGAGCAAAAGACGGGGCGCCCCGGCCTGAGCTGA